The Novipirellula aureliae genome segment GTTTCGGCTCGCCTCGTTCTTGAACGTTGTAGCTGTAACGATCCAGAAAGGTTAAACACTGATCAGGACGTTAGTTGGCGAGCGAAAAAGCAGTTTTTGGAAATGTTTGGCCCCCTTTTATCCGATGGTTCCTAAAAGCTTCCTCTTCAAGTTACACTTCCCACCCATACGCATTCACTTAACCACCCAAGAAAAACACACAAGGATTCACTCTGATGGCTCTTTCTCAAGACGAAATTTTTGCCAAAGTCCAAGAAGCACTGATCGACGCATTGGGCGTTGACGATGACGAAGTGACCACCGATGCTACCTTGGTCGGAGATTTGGGCGCCGAATCAATTGACTTTTTGGACATTGTTTTCAAACTCGAAAAAGCATTTGACATTACCATCCCCCGTGAAGAACTTTCGCCCGAAGATGTCTTGACCAATACGCAATACGTTCAAGATGGCAAGGTAACCGCCGAGGGACTGGTTGAACTGAAGACACGAATGCCTTGGGCAGACTTGTCAGAATTCGAAAAAAACCCTCGCGTTGAGAATTTTGGCAACTTGCTAACGGTTGGCGATTTGTGCAATTATGTCGAAGCCAAGCTCGGAGCGTAATTTTCGATGCGTTGGTTTTGGGTCGACCGTTTTACTGAATTTGTTAGTGGCAGCCACGCGCACGGGATCAAAAATGTCTCGTTAGACGAAGAGGTTGTGGATGAATACAGCCCAGGATTCCCCCTCCTACCACCAACTTTGGTGCTTGAAGGGATCGCCCAACTTGGCGGAATTTTGGTTTCTGAGCATTTCCAGTTCAAAAAACGTTGCGTTTTGGCGAAGGTCGGCAAGGCGGTTTACCATCGCTTTGCACGTCCGGGTGATCAGCTTTGCTACAAAGTCAAGATGGAGTCGGTTCACGATACCGGTGCGACCGTTTCGGCCACCAGCTATATTGACGACAGCCTGCATGCTGAAATCGAATTGATGTTCGCGTTTTTAGAAGAGGGACGCTTCACCGATGGACCACTTTTTGGCCCCGGTGATCTTGAAGCAATGCTGCGACTCATGAATTTCTTTCATGTCGCAGTGGACGCTTCTGGTAACCCTGTCCCGGTTTATGATTGTCTGTAGTACCACCAACCCGCCCGCCAAGCGTGCGGCCACCGTTTCACCTTTTCAAGCACAATAGGTTTTCCCATGCGTCGCCGTGTCGTCGTCACTGGTATCGGAATGATTAACCCGATGGGCCATGACGCGCCTACCGTTTGGGCAGGCCTTCAAGAAGGTAAAAGCGGTGTCGCCAAAACCACACTGTTCGACGCCTCAGGCTTCCCCACCAAGATAAGTGCCGAAGTCAAAGACTGGGACGTCAGCAAGGTTGGCGAATCGGTCCAAGCGTGGTCGAATCGAGGCCGACACACCCGCTTTGCTATCGGTGCGGCGAAACAAGCGGTAGAGGACAGCGGTGTGCTCGCTGCGATTACCGATCCGACCCGCTTCGGCGTTTACATGGGCAGTGGCGAAGGGAATCAAGATTTCACAACGTTTAGCCGTATGATGTCCGCTGCTTTGGCGGAGGGTGACTATGACGCATCAAAGTTCATCGCCAAAGGCTTGGAACTGCTGGATCCTGCCAAGGAACTTGAACAGGAACCTAACATGCCTGCCGCTCACTTGGCGACCATGTTCAATGCACAAGGCCCCAACATGAACTGCCTTACCGCCTGTGCGGCTAGCAGCCAAGCGGTCGGCGAAGCGACCGAGATCATTCGCCGAGGCGATGCCGACTTCATGCTCGCCGGAGGTACCCACAGCATGATCCATCCTCTCGGCGTGACCGGATTCAACCTCCTGACCGCAATGAGCGAGAGCAACGAGGAACCCACCAAGGCGAGCCGCCCGTTCGACCGCCTGCGCAACGGGTTCGTCCTCGGGGAGGGTTCCGCAATGATTGTGCTCGAAGAATTGGAATCCGCTCGCCGTCGGGGAGCAAACATTTATGGTGAAGTGGCCGGTTACGGCAGTACCGCCGACGCTTACCGTGTGACCGACATCCCGCCCGACGGGCACGGCGGGATCGCGGCAATGCGAATGGCCATTGCTGATGCCGGCTTGAATCCCTCCGATATCGACTACGTCAACGCGCACGGCACGAGCACCACCGTTAACGATCGAGTTGAAACGAAAGCGTGTAAGGAAGTCTTTGGCGAAAACGCGATGAAGGTGCCCATTAGTAGCACCAAGAGCATGATGGGGCACTTGATCGCCGCAGGTGGTGTGACCGAAATGATCGTTTGCCTGCTGGCAATTCGTGATTCCGTTTTACCGCCAACGATTAACTACGAAAACCCAGATCCTGATTGCGATTTGGATTACGTTCCAAACGTCGCACGCAAAGCAAACGTGAGCAACGCCCTTAACAACAGCTTTGGCTTCGGCGGTCAAAACGTCACGCTTTGCATCCGCCGCGTCGAGTAATGACGATGAGTGACTTTACCGATGCCGAGCTAGCCGCGTTTCTTGACGAAGCGCTACCAGCGTGCCAAAGTTCACAATTAGAAGAACGTCTTCGCAGCGATACCGATCTGCGGCGAAGATTGATCGAAATCCAAGGGCGTGAAGCTGCCGGCCTGCACACCATTGGTGCGATTTGGCGACGCGATCGACTGTCATGCCCAAGCCGCAGCGAACTCGGACAATACTTACTCGATGCTCTCGAGGCCGAAAAAGCGGACTATATCCGCTTTCATCTTGACGAGGTGGGGTGCCGATACTGCCAAGCCAACCTAGCTGATTTGCAGGAAGCATCTACCTCAAAAACGCCAACCGAAGATCGACGAAAACGCTATTTTCAAACAAGCGTCGGGTATCTCCGAGACTCGCATTCACAGTAGGCGAGTCTCTCCGAGACTCGCACCGCAAGCCTCACACCCCAAGCCTCACACCTCACACCTCAAGCCTCACACCTCAAGCCTCAAGCCTCACACCTCGGCGTCTCGGAGAGACGCCGCTACTTGTCGATCGCTTGCCGCAACTCTTGGACAAATTCACAAACGCGATTCACCGTATCCTGCTTGTCTTGCCCTAGCGCCATTCGCCGGACGATCGCCGAGCCAACGATCAAACCATC includes the following:
- a CDS encoding acyl carrier protein, which translates into the protein MALSQDEIFAKVQEALIDALGVDDDEVTTDATLVGDLGAESIDFLDIVFKLEKAFDITIPREELSPEDVLTNTQYVQDGKVTAEGLVELKTRMPWADLSEFEKNPRVENFGNLLTVGDLCNYVEAKLGA
- a CDS encoding 3-hydroxyacyl-ACP dehydratase FabZ family protein gives rise to the protein MRWFWVDRFTEFVSGSHAHGIKNVSLDEEVVDEYSPGFPLLPPTLVLEGIAQLGGILVSEHFQFKKRCVLAKVGKAVYHRFARPGDQLCYKVKMESVHDTGATVSATSYIDDSLHAEIELMFAFLEEGRFTDGPLFGPGDLEAMLRLMNFFHVAVDASGNPVPVYDCL
- a CDS encoding beta-ketoacyl-[acyl-carrier-protein] synthase family protein; the encoded protein is MRRRVVVTGIGMINPMGHDAPTVWAGLQEGKSGVAKTTLFDASGFPTKISAEVKDWDVSKVGESVQAWSNRGRHTRFAIGAAKQAVEDSGVLAAITDPTRFGVYMGSGEGNQDFTTFSRMMSAALAEGDYDASKFIAKGLELLDPAKELEQEPNMPAAHLATMFNAQGPNMNCLTACAASSQAVGEATEIIRRGDADFMLAGGTHSMIHPLGVTGFNLLTAMSESNEEPTKASRPFDRLRNGFVLGEGSAMIVLEELESARRRGANIYGEVAGYGSTADAYRVTDIPPDGHGGIAAMRMAIADAGLNPSDIDYVNAHGTSTTVNDRVETKACKEVFGENAMKVPISSTKSMMGHLIAAGGVTEMIVCLLAIRDSVLPPTINYENPDPDCDLDYVPNVARKANVSNALNNSFGFGGQNVTLCIRRVE